A stretch of Arachis hypogaea cultivar Tifrunner chromosome 15, arahy.Tifrunner.gnm2.J5K5, whole genome shotgun sequence DNA encodes these proteins:
- the LOC140179322 gene encoding uncharacterized protein — MKTWVVELSQYDLQYEPRHAIKAQAMADFLVEVTGDPAGTPNTRWKLHVDGASNQTFGGAGIILENPTRVVYEQSVKFEFPVSNNQAEYEALLGGLALAGEVGATRLEICSDSQVVTSQINGTYQARDSLLQKYLEKVKELSKQFEEVTIQHVPRERNTRAYLLSKLASTKPGTGNRSLI; from the coding sequence ATGAAGACCTGGGTTGTGGAACTCTCCCAATATGACTTACAGTATGAACCCAGGCACGCGATCAAAGCTCAGGCCATGGCTGACTTCTTGGTAGAGGTGACAGGGGACCCGGCAGGGACACCAAatacacggtggaagctccatgtggacGGAGCATCCAACCAAACGTTCGGAGGTGCAGGAATTATCTTAGAAAACCCAACTAGAGTTGTATACGAGCAGTCAGTCAAATTCGAGTTCCCGGTGtcaaacaatcaggcagaatacgaGGCCCTGCTGGGCGGCTTAGCTCTAGCAGGAGAGGTCGGAGCTACCCGACTGGAGATATGTAGCGACTCGCAGGTTGTAACTTCTCAGATCAATGGGACCTACCAAGCCAGAGACTCACTGTTACAGAAATATCTGGAGAAAGTCAAAGAGTTGAGTAAGCAATTTGAGGAGGTCACGATCCAGCACGTTccgagagaaaggaacacacgggcataCCTCCTATCAAAACTGGCGAGCACAAAACCAGGGACGGGAAACCGGTCTCTCATTTAG
- the LOC112748931 gene encoding uncharacterized protein → MADNGVHQLTQAELMAQMAELQAEVKRLAELSTQNNASKCEENGSKGKGNANLLSVNPPKEKLTLDNPFSEEITNYQMPKNFTLPSSLEPYKGIGDPRPHIKKFQSMMFFNGPNNEPVLCRAFPTYLDGAALLWFSKLPAGSISSFEELAKSFIDYFAAARIYVHGSDYLGTIRQGPQESLKDYLTRFAETTMEIPDLDPAVHLHALKAGLRPGKFKETIAVTKPKTLEEFRERAAGQMEIEELCEAKRTERKQPKKKDDRATRSANIKDSKKPFRLTPKFDNYTKFNTKREKIIKEILSAKIIKPPARAGSYQDQRFIDKSKHYAFHQKYGHTTDECVIAKDLLERLDRQGLLDKYIEERRYKEGNKDREERHQATGHKKDNKWSNNTPPKAS, encoded by the coding sequence ATGGCCGATAATGGAGTCCACCAACTCACTCAGGCCGAACTCATGGCCCAGATGGCCGAGCTGCAAGCTGAAGTCAAAAGACTTGCCGAACTATCCACCCAAAACAACGCTAGTAAATGTGAGGAGAATGGTTCCAAAGGAAAAGGCAACGCAAACCTACTAAGTGTCAACCCACCAAAGGAGAAACTGACCTTGGACAACCCGTTCTCTGAGGAAATCACCAATTACCAGATGCCAAAAAATTTCACACTGCCTTCTTCACTCGAGCCATATAAGGGGATTGGTGACCCCCGGCCTCATATTAAGAAATTTCAATCTATGATGTTCTTTAATGGCCCTAATAATGAACCTGTTCTTTGCAGAGCTTTCCCTACTTACCTTGACGGCGCTGCGCTACTTTGGTTTTCAAAACTACCTGCAGGTTCGATATCTTCTTTTGAAGAACTGGCAAAATCCTTCATAGACTACTTCGCTGCAGCACGGATATATGTACACGGATCAGACTACCTCGGCACCATCCGCCAAGGTCCCCAAGAAAGCTTGAAAGACTATCTGACCAGATTTGCAGAAACAACAATGGAGATACCCGATCTGGATCCTGCCGTCCACCTGCATGCCCTGAAGGCCGGACTCCGACCCGGAAAATTCAAAGAGACAATCGCGGTAACTAAGCCGAAGACTTTGGAAGAATTCCGAGAAAGGGCAGCAGGACAGATGGAGATTGAAGAGCTCTGCGAAGCCAAAAGAACGGAGAGAAAACAACCAAAGAAAAAGGATGACAGAGCCACAAGGTCGGCAAATATCAAAGACTCCAAAAAACCCTTCAGACTGACCCCAAAATTCGACAACTACACCAAATTCAACACAAAGAGGGAAAAGATAATTAAAGAAATCCTCAGCGCCAAAATCATAAAACCACCAGCAAGGGCAGGAAGCTACCAGGACCAGCGATTCATCGACAAAAGCAAACACTACGCTTTCCATCAGAAGTATGGACACACAACTGACGAATGCGTGATAGCTAAAGATCTGCTAGAGAGACTAGATCGGCAAGGCCTCCTTGACAAATATATTGAAGAAAGAAGGTACAAAGAAGGTAACAAGGACCGAGAAGAACGTCATCAAGCTACAGGGCACAAGAAGGACAACAAATGGTCAAACAACACTCCCCCCAAAGCATCATAA